The following proteins are co-located in the Microcystis wesenbergii NRERC-220 genome:
- the smc gene encoding chromosome segregation protein SMC yields the protein MVYIKKVELSHFKSFGGTTPIPFLPGFTVVSGPNGSGKSNILDALLFCLGLATSKGMRAERLPDLVNHSYNSQRHSTEASVSVTFDVSDIPDATDRDWTVSRRLKVAKGGSYTSTYYINGETCTVSELHDQLNRLRIYPEGYNVVLQGDVTRIISMNAKERREIIDELAGVAEFDRKIEKTKENIDSVKEREERCQIIATELQKSLEKLALDRIKAEKYQKLKAQVQEKQQWEIVLHWQNLQQRCQQVQGQIQAGEREKQVLTENIANLSEQIAQNSQELEKLNQQVKAFGEDEHLSLTSRLASQQAKRQQQQQRQKELENLEKESQAQKTRLLEEINRYNRELNQITAQKSRLETEILPNLLRTTQTARETLENHRLQASSLAEASEAWVKEQSDLSRNITRLQEQLNPYRSQRAQLTERCDRLQTNIVEAGQRLQELEQVISTKTEESQEILQKINQSDPDIQNLAQKLTIAEQNRVISQDTQKRLLKEQRDKQRELDKLEATKQAQQEAQGTYATQILLQSDLPGICGLVAQLGEVEERYQIALEIAAGGRLGHVVVQDDSVAAAGIALLKQRRIGRATFLPLNKIRPPRPQDISSLRHARGYLDLAVNLVKFQPQYREVFNYIFGSTVVFEDIDSARYYINQYRIVTLDGELLEMTGAMTGGSQPTRSGLRFGKISPKESSEAESLRERLAEIDRILTRNEEKITQVNHLISQLTQQLTETRQSHRENQLSLQQLSKDLQRLTTEKEDLTRQLSGQQEEISISSQRLEVLTREIPELELSLQQEQEKLTALEANHTHSEWQQVQGIIRSQELELQTQENHLATVREQLKDLQNQQIRLEEKSQESADRIIEIEKIITDAVNQRNIGNLEIEKLDHHILEINQALQQLSRQLGETKQKRDQLETVLRQQQNQQQQAIWQSEKLVNNQEERQALLTTLQTEISQLESDLPNPLPEIPESERDFEKIQSDIRQLQKKLAALEPVNMLALEEHQKTKERLDELSEKLQTLEGERTELLLRIENFTTLRFNAFQEAFTAVNENFKNIFATLSDGDGYLQLEDENDPFNGGLNLVAHPKGKPVQRLSSMSGGEKSLTALSFIFSLQRYRPSPFYAFDEVDMFLDGANVEKLAKMIQKQAQQAQFIVVSLRRPMIEASERTIGVTQARGTHTQVLGIKV from the coding sequence CGTCATAGCACCGAAGCGAGCGTTTCGGTGACTTTTGATGTTAGCGATATTCCCGACGCAACCGATAGGGATTGGACGGTTTCCCGACGCTTAAAAGTGGCTAAGGGTGGCAGCTATACTTCTACCTACTATATCAATGGGGAAACCTGTACGGTTAGCGAACTTCACGACCAATTAAACCGTTTACGCATCTATCCCGAAGGGTATAACGTGGTGTTACAGGGGGACGTAACCCGAATTATCAGCATGAATGCCAAGGAAAGACGGGAAATTATCGACGAATTGGCAGGAGTAGCCGAATTTGACCGCAAAATTGAGAAAACTAAGGAGAATATCGATTCGGTTAAAGAAAGGGAAGAACGCTGCCAAATTATTGCCACAGAATTGCAAAAATCTCTGGAGAAATTAGCACTCGATCGCATTAAAGCCGAAAAATACCAAAAACTCAAGGCCCAAGTCCAAGAAAAACAACAATGGGAAATTGTCCTGCATTGGCAAAATCTCCAGCAGCGCTGCCAGCAAGTACAAGGACAAATTCAAGCTGGGGAAAGGGAAAAACAGGTTTTAACCGAGAATATCGCCAATTTATCCGAACAAATCGCCCAAAATAGTCAAGAATTAGAGAAACTCAATCAACAGGTTAAAGCTTTTGGGGAAGATGAACACCTGTCCCTAACTTCCCGATTAGCGAGTCAACAGGCCAAACGACAACAACAGCAACAACGACAAAAAGAGTTAGAAAACCTCGAAAAAGAATCTCAGGCACAGAAAACCAGACTTTTAGAGGAAATTAATCGCTATAATCGCGAATTAAACCAGATTACTGCCCAAAAAAGCCGTTTAGAAACTGAAATTTTACCCAATCTCCTACGGACAACCCAAACCGCAAGGGAAACCCTAGAAAACCATCGTCTGCAAGCAAGTAGTCTCGCGGAAGCGTCAGAAGCTTGGGTAAAAGAACAAAGTGACCTTTCCCGCAATATTACCCGTCTTCAGGAACAATTAAACCCCTACCGTAGCCAACGGGCCCAATTGACCGAAAGATGCGATCGATTGCAAACTAATATAGTAGAAGCTGGTCAACGTCTGCAAGAATTAGAGCAAGTTATTAGCACAAAAACCGAAGAAAGTCAAGAAATATTACAAAAAATTAATCAATCGGACCCCGATATCCAAAATTTAGCCCAAAAACTCACCATTGCCGAACAAAATCGCGTTATCAGTCAGGACACCCAAAAACGTCTGCTCAAGGAACAACGGGACAAACAGAGGGAATTAGATAAACTGGAAGCGACCAAGCAAGCACAACAGGAGGCCCAGGGAACCTATGCCACTCAAATATTATTACAGTCAGATTTGCCCGGAATCTGCGGATTAGTGGCACAATTGGGGGAAGTAGAGGAACGTTATCAAATTGCTCTGGAAATCGCCGCCGGAGGTCGTTTAGGTCATGTAGTCGTCCAAGATGATAGCGTCGCGGCTGCCGGAATTGCCTTACTAAAACAGCGTCGCATCGGTAGGGCCACTTTTTTACCCCTGAATAAAATTCGTCCTCCCCGTCCCCAGGATATTTCCTCTCTGCGTCATGCGCGGGGTTATCTGGATTTAGCGGTGAATTTAGTTAAGTTTCAACCCCAGTATCGGGAGGTTTTTAACTATATTTTTGGCAGTACGGTGGTTTTCGAGGATATAGATTCTGCCCGTTATTATATCAATCAATATCGCATCGTTACTTTGGATGGCGAGTTATTAGAGATGACTGGCGCTATGACCGGAGGCAGCCAACCGACGCGATCGGGGCTGCGTTTTGGTAAAATTTCTCCGAAGGAGTCTAGTGAAGCGGAATCTCTACGGGAAAGATTAGCAGAAATCGATCGCATTCTTACCCGCAACGAGGAAAAAATCACCCAAGTTAATCATCTTATCAGTCAGTTAACCCAACAGTTAACCGAAACCCGTCAAAGTCATCGGGAAAATCAATTATCTCTACAACAATTAAGCAAGGATTTACAACGTTTAACCACAGAAAAAGAGGATTTAACCCGTCAATTATCGGGACAGCAAGAGGAAATTAGTATTTCTAGTCAACGGTTAGAGGTATTAACTAGAGAAATTCCTGAGTTAGAGTTATCTTTACAGCAAGAACAGGAGAAATTAACTGCTTTAGAGGCCAATCATACCCATAGCGAATGGCAACAGGTACAGGGAATAATTCGCAGTCAAGAATTAGAGTTACAAACCCAAGAAAATCACCTCGCTACAGTCCGCGAACAGTTAAAAGATTTACAAAATCAACAAATCAGACTAGAGGAAAAAAGTCAAGAGTCTGCGGATAGAATTATTGAGATTGAGAAAATAATTACCGATGCAGTTAATCAGAGAAATATCGGTAATCTGGAGATAGAAAAACTTGATCACCATATTTTAGAAATCAATCAAGCTTTACAGCAATTATCCCGACAACTAGGGGAAACCAAGCAAAAAAGAGACCAATTAGAGACAGTTTTGCGACAACAACAAAACCAACAACAACAGGCTATCTGGCAATCGGAAAAGTTAGTCAACAATCAAGAGGAAAGACAAGCATTACTAACCACTTTACAGACAGAAATTAGTCAACTAGAAAGCGACTTACCCAATCCCTTGCCCGAAATTCCCGAAAGCGAACGAGATTTCGAGAAAATTCAAAGCGATATTCGGCAGTTACAAAAGAAATTAGCAGCTTTAGAACCTGTGAATATGTTAGCTTTAGAAGAACACCAAAAAACTAAAGAGAGATTAGATGAACTATCAGAAAAACTGCAAACTCTAGAAGGAGAAAGAACCGAACTACTTTTACGGATAGAAAACTTTACCACCCTCAGATTTAATGCTTTTCAGGAAGCATTTACTGCCGTTAACGAAAACTTTAAGAATATATTTGCCACCCTGTCCGATGGCGATGGTTACTTACAACTAGAAGACGAAAATGACCCCTTTAATGGTGGCTTAAATCTGGTGGCACATCCGAAAGGAAAACCCGTACAGCGATTAAGTTCCATGTCTGGAGGTGAAAAATCTTTAACCGCTTTAAGCTTTATTTTTTCCCTACAAAGATATCGTCCTTCTCCCTTTTATGCCTTTGATGAAGTGGATATGTTTTTAGATGGGGCCAATGTAGAGAAATTGGCCAAAATGATTCAAAAACAAGCACAACAAGCGCAGTTTATTGTCGTTAGTTTGCGTCGGCCCATGATTGAAGCATCGGAAAGAACCATCGGTGTCACCCAAGCGCGGGGAACCCATACACAGGTACTAGGAATTAAAGTTTAA
- a CDS encoding photosystem II high light acclimation radical SAM protein encodes MTQPQAQRILYVRLPCNPIFPIGVVYLSDHVHKLFPDIEQRIFDLGTVPPLDFNQSLDRCVDEFRPTLLVFSWRDIQIYAPVGGRGGNPLQNAFEFYYAKNPLIKLRGALGGLKVTTAYYGELWRNQALIRRGLQRARKYHPEARVIVGGGAVSVFYEQLKTKLPIGTIVSVGEGETLLEKFLSGRDFRDERCYVVGETTPRPRLIHESPTPLEKSACNYDYIASIWPEFSYYFQENDFYIGVQTKRGCPHNCCYCIYTVVEGKQVRINPADEVVKEIRQLYDRGIRNFWFTDAQFIPARKFIDDVEELLKKILAAGMKDIHWAAYIRADNLTPKLCDLMVKTGMNYFEIGITSGSQELVRKMRMGYNLRTVLQNCRDLKAAGFNDLVSVNYSFNVIDETLETIRQTIAYHRELENIFGVDKVEPAIFFIGLQPHTHLEEYALKKEILKPDYDPMSLMPWTAKKLLWNPEPLGSFFGEVCLQAWRQNPDDFGREVLKILEARLGKADLESALTAPIETKEKVLTPA; translated from the coding sequence ATGACTCAACCGCAAGCGCAACGCATCCTCTACGTTAGACTCCCCTGTAACCCCATTTTCCCCATCGGTGTGGTTTATCTTTCCGACCACGTTCATAAACTATTCCCCGACATCGAACAAAGGATTTTTGACCTTGGTACCGTCCCCCCCTTAGACTTTAACCAGTCCCTCGATCGCTGTGTTGACGAATTTCGGCCCACCCTGCTAGTATTCTCCTGGCGGGATATTCAAATATATGCTCCCGTCGGTGGTCGCGGTGGCAATCCCCTGCAAAACGCCTTTGAATTTTACTACGCTAAAAACCCCCTAATCAAGCTGCGAGGTGCTTTAGGAGGTTTAAAGGTGACAACCGCCTACTACGGCGAATTATGGCGCAATCAGGCACTAATTCGCCGCGGGTTGCAGCGGGCCAGAAAATACCATCCCGAAGCGCGAGTTATCGTCGGGGGTGGTGCCGTCAGTGTTTTCTACGAACAACTAAAAACCAAACTGCCCATAGGAACAATTGTATCAGTGGGAGAAGGGGAAACCCTGCTAGAAAAATTCCTCTCCGGCCGGGACTTTAGGGATGAACGTTGTTATGTCGTCGGAGAAACCACACCCCGGCCGCGTTTAATCCACGAATCCCCCACCCCTTTAGAAAAATCCGCTTGTAACTACGACTACATCGCCAGTATTTGGCCAGAATTTTCCTACTATTTCCAAGAAAACGACTTTTATATCGGGGTACAAACCAAGCGCGGCTGTCCCCATAACTGCTGCTACTGCATCTATACCGTTGTCGAAGGGAAACAAGTACGCATTAATCCCGCCGATGAAGTAGTTAAGGAAATACGCCAATTATACGACCGCGGCATTCGCAATTTCTGGTTTACCGATGCCCAATTTATCCCCGCCAGAAAATTTATCGACGATGTAGAAGAACTATTAAAAAAAATCCTCGCCGCTGGGATGAAAGATATACATTGGGCTGCCTATATTCGCGCCGATAATCTTACCCCGAAACTGTGCGATTTAATGGTAAAAACAGGCATGAACTACTTTGAAATTGGCATCACCAGTGGTTCTCAGGAATTAGTCCGCAAAATGCGGATGGGCTATAATTTGCGGACAGTTCTACAAAATTGTCGAGACTTAAAAGCGGCGGGTTTTAATGATCTGGTTTCGGTAAATTATTCCTTTAATGTTATTGATGAAACCCTAGAAACTATTCGTCAAACTATCGCCTATCATCGGGAATTAGAAAATATTTTTGGAGTCGATAAAGTGGAACCAGCCATCTTTTTTATCGGACTACAACCCCACACCCATCTAGAAGAATACGCCCTCAAAAAAGAAATTCTTAAACCCGACTACGATCCCATGAGTTTAATGCCCTGGACAGCCAAAAAACTGCTCTGGAATCCCGAACCTTTGGGGTCATTCTTTGGCGAAGTTTGTCTGCAAGCATGGCGACAAAATCCCGATGATTTTGGACGGGAAGTGCTGAAAATTTTGGAAGCAAGACTAGGGAAAGCCGATTTAGAATCCGCTTTAACCGCACCGATAGAAACTAAGGAAAAAGTCTTAACTCCTGCTTAA
- a CDS encoding WD40 repeat domain-containing protein has protein sequence MSLKSGDHQNPFTGNCKMTDHRPHWLELAEYIALGLTLLTLMAMGAGFLPLFLLVVTFALNILNRLRERTLQRQRLTEMTGHLQSQWEEEKEALSAQIQSLDPAVARDNERAVATRSLREIAELEENILVLEQSYNQIIQYINRNGLLERIEHLEKSYGRLHREILPINEESADITATKAENEPQITLPALNLTPASPPVPIPHWHYYRRLTAHREMITAIAITEDQRFLISVSWDRTLKIWDFARGTLINTVEAHDQGILALAVTGNGDYHLATGGFDQTVKLWTLASDASSLELNQIFLGHLGSIHGLDFAPRWHFLVSGSYDQTLKQWNLEQETEEFSSYDSLGAIYALAVAPNQDFIAAAGGDGTVTLWQLGSGEKIAVLSGNVSSVESLAIAADGQIIAAGCVDGTVKIWQYDPEKSGHFAPIRVINAHNGQVTSLVFAEEGQWLFTGGTDGEIKIWLANYQQAIATLTPADGRSSPISSLVLSPDYCHLAAAAADGSITIWENIT, from the coding sequence ATGAGTCTGAAATCAGGAGATCATCAAAATCCCTTTACCGGTAACTGCAAAATGACCGACCATCGCCCCCATTGGCTAGAATTAGCGGAATATATCGCCCTAGGATTAACCCTGCTTACCCTTATGGCCATGGGTGCGGGGTTTTTGCCTTTGTTCCTCCTAGTCGTAACTTTCGCGTTAAATATTCTCAATCGTCTCCGAGAAAGAACCCTGCAACGTCAACGCTTAACTGAGATGACCGGTCATTTACAGAGTCAGTGGGAAGAAGAAAAAGAAGCTTTATCGGCCCAAATACAGTCCCTCGATCCCGCGGTGGCCAGGGATAACGAACGTGCGGTCGCAACGCGCTCGCTACGCGAGATCGCAGAATTAGAGGAGAATATTCTCGTCCTCGAACAGTCCTACAATCAAATTATCCAATATATCAACCGTAACGGGCTGCTCGAACGCATCGAACATCTGGAAAAATCCTACGGTCGCTTACACAGAGAGATTTTGCCGATTAACGAAGAATCGGCGGATATTACCGCCACAAAAGCGGAAAATGAGCCACAAATCACCCTACCCGCCCTTAATTTAACTCCCGCTTCCCCCCCCGTCCCTATCCCCCATTGGCATTATTATCGCCGTCTGACCGCCCATCGGGAAATGATTACAGCGATCGCAATTACCGAGGATCAACGGTTTTTAATTAGCGTTAGTTGGGATCGTACCCTAAAAATCTGGGATTTTGCGAGAGGAACCCTGATTAATACGGTGGAAGCTCATGATCAGGGCATTTTAGCCCTAGCAGTCACCGGAAACGGCGATTATCATCTAGCGACGGGAGGATTCGATCAAACCGTTAAATTATGGACTTTAGCCAGCGATGCCAGTAGTCTGGAATTAAATCAAATTTTCCTCGGTCATCTCGGTTCGATTCACGGCCTAGATTTTGCCCCTCGGTGGCATTTTTTGGTTAGTGGTAGTTACGATCAAACCCTAAAACAGTGGAATTTAGAGCAGGAAACCGAAGAATTTAGCTCCTATGACAGTCTGGGGGCAATTTATGCCCTAGCGGTGGCTCCTAATCAAGATTTTATCGCCGCAGCTGGGGGTGATGGCACTGTCACCCTCTGGCAATTGGGATCGGGAGAAAAAATCGCCGTCTTATCAGGTAACGTTTCTTCGGTAGAGAGTCTTGCGATCGCTGCCGATGGTCAGATTATTGCCGCCGGTTGTGTGGATGGGACAGTGAAAATCTGGCAATACGACCCCGAGAAAAGCGGTCATTTTGCGCCAATTCGGGTGATCAATGCCCATAATGGTCAGGTGACAAGCTTGGTATTCGCAGAGGAGGGTCAATGGTTATTTACCGGGGGAACCGACGGAGAGATTAAAATCTGGTTAGCCAATTATCAACAGGCGATCGCAACTCTCACCCCTGCCGATGGGCGATCGTCGCCGATCTCCAGTTTAGTTCTCAGCCCCGATTATTGCCACCTAGCAGCGGCCGCGGCCGACGGTAGCATCACCATCTGGGAAAATATCACTTAA
- a CDS encoding DNA-directed RNA polymerase subunit gamma: MKTPTDQRFDYVKIGLASPERIRQWGERTLPNGQVVGEVTKPETINYRTLKPEMDGLFCEKIFGPSKDWECWCGKYKRVRHRGIVCERCGVEVTESRVRRHRMGFIKLAAPVTHVWYLKGIPSYLSILLDMPLRDVEQIVYFNAYVVLDPGNAGNLSYKQLLSEDQWLEIEEEIYAEDSELVGIEVGIGAEAIQRLLQEINLEEEAERLRTEIVESKGQKRAKLIKRLRVIDNFIATGSQAEWMVLSVIPVIPPDLRPMVQLDGGRFATSDLNDLYRRVINRNNRLSRLQEILAPEIIVRNEKRMLQEAVDALIDNGRRGRTVVGANNRALKSLSDIIEGKQGRFRQNLLGKRVDYSGRSVIVVGPKLKIYQCGLPREMAIELFQPFVIHRLIKLGIVNNIKAAKKMIQRGDANVWHVLDEVITGHPVMLNRAPTLHRLGIQAFEPILVEGRAIQLHPLVCPAFNADFDGDQMAVHIPLSLEAQSEARLLMLACHNILSPATGRPIVAPSQDMVLGCYYLTAENPKAQKGGGRYFASMDDAIRAFDQGLVDLHASVWLRLPVGEKVKTNKPDEEVLETETLPDGSIWKYYRERKTREKDGEIISQYVRTTVGRIIYNKTILEALVV, from the coding sequence ATGAAGACTCCAACAGATCAAAGATTTGATTACGTCAAAATCGGTTTAGCGTCCCCCGAGAGAATTCGGCAATGGGGAGAAAGAACCCTACCTAACGGTCAAGTCGTCGGAGAAGTAACCAAACCAGAAACGATCAACTATCGGACTCTCAAACCGGAAATGGATGGGTTATTCTGCGAGAAAATTTTTGGCCCCTCCAAAGACTGGGAATGTTGGTGCGGTAAATACAAGCGCGTCCGTCACCGGGGGATTGTCTGTGAACGTTGCGGGGTGGAAGTCACCGAGTCCCGGGTACGTCGTCATCGCATGGGTTTTATCAAATTAGCTGCCCCCGTCACCCACGTTTGGTATCTCAAAGGTATTCCCAGTTATCTCAGTATCCTGCTCGATATGCCCCTGCGGGACGTGGAGCAAATCGTCTATTTTAATGCCTATGTGGTTCTCGATCCGGGTAACGCAGGCAATCTTAGTTATAAACAACTCCTCAGCGAAGATCAATGGTTAGAGATCGAAGAAGAAATCTACGCGGAGGATTCGGAATTAGTCGGCATTGAAGTGGGTATCGGGGCCGAGGCTATCCAAAGACTCTTACAGGAAATTAACCTGGAAGAAGAAGCGGAAAGACTGCGGACGGAAATTGTCGAAAGTAAAGGGCAAAAACGGGCAAAATTAATTAAACGTCTCCGGGTAATCGATAACTTTATCGCCACGGGTTCTCAGGCAGAATGGATGGTTTTAAGCGTAATTCCCGTGATTCCTCCCGATTTACGCCCGATGGTGCAGTTGGACGGCGGCCGTTTTGCCACCTCTGACCTGAACGATCTCTACCGTCGGGTGATTAACCGCAATAACCGTTTATCCCGTCTGCAAGAAATTCTCGCCCCCGAAATTATCGTCCGCAACGAAAAACGGATGTTACAGGAGGCCGTCGATGCTTTAATTGATAACGGTCGTCGCGGTCGCACGGTGGTGGGGGCCAATAATCGCGCCCTGAAGTCTTTATCGGATATTATCGAGGGTAAACAGGGGCGTTTCCGTCAAAATCTCCTCGGTAAACGGGTTGACTATTCGGGACGTTCGGTTATCGTTGTCGGTCCGAAATTGAAGATCTATCAATGCGGTTTACCCCGGGAAATGGCGATCGAATTGTTCCAACCCTTCGTTATCCATCGTTTAATTAAATTAGGCATCGTCAATAATATCAAGGCGGCCAAGAAAATGATCCAACGGGGGGATGCCAATGTTTGGCACGTCTTGGATGAAGTGATCACGGGACACCCGGTGATGTTAAACCGCGCCCCCACCCTGCACCGTTTGGGCATTCAAGCGTTTGAACCGATATTGGTGGAGGGCCGGGCGATTCAGTTACATCCCCTCGTCTGTCCCGCTTTTAACGCTGACTTTGACGGCGACCAAATGGCCGTACATATTCCCCTCTCCCTGGAAGCACAATCGGAAGCGCGATTATTGATGTTAGCTTGTCATAATATTCTCTCACCGGCGACCGGTCGCCCGATTGTTGCCCCTTCTCAGGATATGGTTTTGGGTTGTTATTATCTCACGGCCGAAAATCCCAAGGCCCAAAAGGGTGGGGGTCGTTATTTCGCCAGCATGGATGACGCTATTCGCGCTTTTGATCAGGGATTGGTGGATCTGCACGCTTCTGTGTGGTTGCGTTTACCAGTCGGAGAAAAGGTGAAAACCAATAAACCCGATGAGGAAGTCCTGGAAACGGAAACTCTCCCCGATGGCAGCATCTGGAAATATTATCGGGAGCGCAAAACCCGCGAGAAGGATGGTGAGATAATTTCTCAGTATGTGCGTACTACTGTAGGGCGAATTATCTACAATAAGACGATTCTAGAGGCTTTGGTGGTCTAG
- a CDS encoding RidA family protein produces the protein MSSFLTILPMNNQVIRTDKAPAPVGPYNQAIAATGPFLFVAGQIPLDPVTGEIVSGEISAQTEQVMANLEGILTAAGANWSNVVKTTVFLSDLANFGAMNQVYARYFPPETAPARACVEVARLPKDVLVEIECIAALA, from the coding sequence ATGTCATCTTTTTTAACTATCCTGCCCATGAATAATCAGGTCATCCGTACTGATAAAGCTCCGGCCCCTGTGGGTCCCTATAATCAAGCGATCGCCGCTACTGGTCCTTTTCTCTTTGTTGCGGGACAAATTCCCCTAGATCCCGTCACGGGTGAAATCGTCTCCGGGGAAATTAGCGCCCAAACCGAACAAGTTATGGCCAATCTAGAGGGCATTTTAACCGCTGCCGGGGCTAATTGGTCAAATGTGGTGAAAACTACCGTCTTTCTCTCGGATTTAGCCAATTTCGGGGCGATGAATCAAGTTTATGCCCGTTATTTCCCCCCGGAAACTGCCCCGGCCCGGGCCTGTGTGGAGGTGGCCCGTCTTCCCAAAGATGTGCTAGTGGAAATAGAATGTATTGCCGCTTTAGCCTAA
- a CDS encoding HEPN domain-containing protein — protein MITKSYLFKTLNRLDKLYNDSTSDDQKIFYSKLALIELCGWIEETMDDIVLRCAKRCLKSPANQKFIKDEIIKPNSNFQYEAFRKMLMIVIGLATLEKIEKKLEKTDKISALKGDLVNLKKSRNRAAHTHTKGTLRTYDAPSKTQHDFDRIYALLTELDAELQRHKC, from the coding sequence ATGATTACTAAAAGTTATTTATTCAAGACGCTAAACAGGCTTGATAAACTCTATAATGACTCTACAAGTGATGATCAAAAGATTTTTTATTCTAAACTAGCTCTTATAGAATTATGTGGCTGGATCGAGGAAACTATGGATGATATAGTTTTAAGATGTGCTAAACGATGCTTAAAGTCCCCAGCTAACCAAAAATTCATCAAAGACGAGATTATTAAGCCTAACTCTAACTTTCAATATGAAGCTTTTAGAAAAATGTTGATGATAGTTATTGGTTTAGCAACATTAGAAAAAATTGAAAAAAAGTTAGAAAAAACTGATAAAATTAGTGCTTTAAAAGGTGATCTTGTTAATCTAAAGAAAAGTCGCAATCGAGCGGCTCATACTCATACTAAAGGTACTTTGAGAACCTATGACGCTCCTTCTAAAACTCAACATGATTTTGATAGAATATATGCTTTGTTAACAGAGTTAGATGCAGAATTGCAGCGTCATAAGTGTTGA
- a CDS encoding DUF262 domain-containing protein, with protein sequence MVNYLSQEEKLLAAEEEKYLEEEDDVDFPPVDIIAYNEQRSCSDLVRMYQKKQLVIDPDFQRDVVWSEAQQTRFIDSLMKQLPIPSMCISLDYKTDKRYIIDGLQRISTIVKFLTTENWRLSKLADVDSSISGKTVEEIKTQHEELYERVENMTIPITMIRYDSSKKTHNNYIFNIFHRLNTGGVKLNNQEIRNCIYNGEFNTFLKECAQYENWLLLMDRKQKKASRFEDEELVLRFFAFYDGYQNYKGKLTGFLNDYMYKHRLAHEDFIQDKDELFKQTVDLIYDRIFKEEPLKTSKVIAEGILLGVAKNLDTLVNLSNDELQDKYSRLIKSEPFLTENLSGGMYRKDKALERINTSIKIFSSTSTGNDY encoded by the coding sequence ATGGTTAATTATCTCAGTCAAGAAGAGAAATTACTAGCAGCCGAAGAAGAAAAGTATCTAGAGGAAGAAGATGATGTGGATTTTCCTCCTGTAGATATTATTGCTTACAATGAGCAGCGATCCTGCTCTGATCTAGTTAGAATGTATCAAAAAAAACAATTGGTTATCGATCCAGATTTTCAAAGAGATGTGGTGTGGAGTGAGGCACAACAAACTCGTTTTATTGATAGTTTAATGAAACAGTTACCGATTCCTAGTATGTGTATTAGTCTTGACTATAAGACAGATAAACGCTATATCATCGATGGATTACAACGAATTAGTACCATCGTCAAATTTTTAACTACTGAAAATTGGAGGCTATCAAAATTAGCTGATGTAGATTCGTCTATTTCTGGAAAAACAGTTGAGGAAATAAAAACTCAGCATGAAGAATTATATGAACGCGTAGAAAATATGACTATTCCCATCACCATGATTCGCTATGACTCCAGCAAAAAAACTCATAATAATTATATTTTTAACATTTTCCATCGCTTAAATACCGGTGGAGTAAAACTTAATAATCAGGAGATCAGAAATTGTATCTATAATGGCGAGTTTAATACTTTTTTAAAAGAATGCGCTCAATATGAAAACTGGCTTTTGCTGATGGATCGAAAGCAGAAAAAAGCATCTCGATTTGAAGATGAAGAATTAGTTCTTCGTTTCTTTGCTTTTTATGATGGATATCAGAACTACAAGGGGAAATTGACCGGATTTTTAAATGATTATATGTATAAACATAGATTGGCTCATGAAGATTTTATTCAAGATAAAGATGAATTATTTAAGCAAACTGTTGACTTGATTTATGATAGAATCTTCAAAGAGGAACCTCTCAAAACCAGTAAAGTTATTGCTGAGGGAATTCTGTTAGGAGTTGCCAAAAATTTAGATACTTTAGTCAATCTCTCCAATGATGAATTACAAGACAAGTATTCTAGATTAATAAAATCTGAACCATTTTTAACTGAAAATTTATCTGGTGGTATGTATCGAAAAGATAAGGCTTTAGAGAGAATTAATACATCTATCAAAATTTTTTCATCTACTTCTACTGGTAATGATTACTAA